Proteins from a genomic interval of Pseudomonas anuradhapurensis:
- the cbiE gene encoding precorrin-6y C5,15-methyltransferase (decarboxylating) subunit CbiE has product MAPWLTVVGIGEDGFSGLGKQARRALLGAARIFGSPRQLALLPRCVAGERLGWPSPFSLAPVLALRGEPVCVLASGDPMFYGVGASLARQVPETEMHVLPMPSSCALAAARLGWPLQDVQVLSLVARPLSALNAQLHSGARLLVLSNDGDSPAAIAALLRERGFGPSRLRMFEHLGGAAERELSGSAEDWPHAQVAALNLVAIECRAAPHAAHLHRLAGLPDSAFRHDGQLTKRDVRAITLARLAPQPGQLLWDVGAGCGSVGIEWMRAHPACRALAIEADEGRQGFIEHNRDALGVPGLQLVRGKAPAALHGLEQPDAIFIGGGVTRDGVLDLCWASLRPGGRLVANAVTLQSELALAQFRERHGGELTRIHVAHAQPLGAFDTWRQALPITLLDVVKPADA; this is encoded by the coding sequence ATGGCACCCTGGCTGACAGTAGTAGGCATCGGCGAAGACGGCTTCAGCGGCCTGGGCAAGCAGGCCCGGCGCGCGCTGCTGGGCGCGGCGCGGATCTTCGGCAGCCCGCGCCAGCTGGCTCTGCTGCCGCGCTGCGTGGCCGGCGAGCGGCTGGGCTGGCCGAGCCCGTTCTCCCTCGCCCCGGTGCTGGCCCTGCGCGGCGAACCGGTGTGCGTGCTGGCCAGCGGCGATCCGATGTTCTACGGCGTCGGTGCCAGCCTGGCACGCCAGGTGCCTGAAACAGAAATGCACGTGCTGCCGATGCCCTCGTCCTGCGCCCTGGCCGCCGCCCGCCTGGGTTGGCCACTGCAGGACGTGCAGGTGCTGTCACTGGTCGCCCGCCCGCTGTCTGCACTGAATGCCCAGCTGCACAGTGGCGCGCGCCTGCTGGTGCTGAGCAACGACGGCGACAGCCCGGCGGCGATTGCTGCGCTGCTGCGCGAACGTGGTTTCGGGCCAAGCCGGCTGAGGATGTTCGAGCATTTGGGCGGGGCAGCGGAACGGGAACTGTCCGGCTCCGCCGAGGATTGGCCACATGCCCAGGTCGCTGCGCTCAACCTGGTGGCCATCGAATGCCGGGCTGCGCCACACGCCGCTCACCTGCACCGTCTCGCCGGGCTGCCGGACAGCGCCTTCCGCCACGACGGCCAGCTGACCAAGCGCGATGTCCGTGCCATCACCCTCGCCCGCCTGGCGCCACAGCCCGGCCAACTATTGTGGGACGTCGGCGCGGGCTGTGGCTCGGTCGGTATCGAATGGATGCGCGCCCACCCCGCCTGTCGGGCCCTGGCCATCGAGGCCGACGAGGGTCGCCAGGGTTTTATCGAGCACAACCGCGATGCGCTGGGGGTACCCGGCCTGCAACTGGTACGCGGCAAGGCCCCGGCAGCACTGCACGGCCTGGAACAACCCGACGCCATCTTCATCGGCGGCGGCGTCACCCGCGACGGCGTGCTCGACCTGTGCTGGGCAAGCCTGCGCCCCGGCGGCCGCCTGGTAGCCAATGCAGTGACCCTGCAGAGCGAACTGGCCCTGGCGCAGTTCCGCGAACGCCACGGCGGTGAGCTGACCCGCATCCACGTCGCGCATGCCCAGCCACTGGGCGCCTTCGACACCTGGCGCCAGGCGCTGCCGATCACCCTGCTGGACGTCGTGAAGCCCGCCGATGCGTGA
- a CDS encoding cobalt-precorrin-5B (C(1))-methyltransferase — MREETREQPAPLRSGLTTGSCATATSLAAARLLLSGTSSDAVSITLPKGKVVQMRLEFCRLNGESAEAGTLKDAGDDPDVTHGALLYSQVRLLAEPGIRFVAGTGVGTVTRPGLVLAVGEPAINPVPRRMISEHLQSLADECGYAGGFEVTVNVQGGEQLALKTMNPRLGILGGLSILGTSGIVRPFSCAAYIASIHQGIDVAHTNGYTHIAACTGNASEDTMRRVYGLPEIALIEMGDFVGAVLKHLRKVPVPRLTLCGGFGKISKLAAGHMDLHSRHSSIDLPQLAGWAADIGADEALQAAIRAANTSQQALALAHAAGITLGDAVCAHALAFARSIVPAEVHVEVFAIDRQGGIVGRAGVP; from the coding sequence ATGCGTGAAGAAACCCGTGAACAGCCCGCCCCCCTGCGCAGCGGCCTGACCACCGGCAGCTGCGCCACCGCCACCAGCCTGGCAGCCGCTCGCCTGCTGCTGAGCGGCACAAGCAGCGATGCCGTGAGTATCACCCTGCCCAAGGGCAAGGTGGTGCAGATGCGCCTGGAGTTCTGCCGCCTGAACGGCGAAAGTGCCGAGGCGGGCACGCTCAAGGATGCCGGCGACGACCCGGACGTGACCCACGGCGCCCTGCTCTACAGCCAGGTGCGCCTGCTGGCCGAACCAGGCATCCGCTTTGTCGCCGGCACCGGTGTCGGCACCGTGACCCGCCCGGGGCTGGTGCTGGCAGTGGGTGAGCCGGCCATCAACCCGGTGCCGCGGCGCATGATCAGCGAGCACTTGCAAAGCCTGGCGGACGAATGCGGTTATGCCGGTGGCTTCGAAGTCACCGTCAATGTGCAGGGCGGCGAGCAGCTGGCGCTGAAAACCATGAACCCGCGCCTGGGCATTCTTGGCGGGCTGTCGATCCTCGGTACCAGCGGCATCGTGCGGCCGTTTTCCTGTGCGGCCTACATCGCCTCGATCCACCAGGGCATCGACGTGGCCCACACCAATGGCTACACGCACATTGCTGCATGCACCGGCAACGCCAGCGAGGACACCATGCGCCGCGTCTATGGCCTGCCGGAAATCGCCCTGATCGAAATGGGTGACTTCGTCGGCGCGGTGCTCAAGCACCTGCGCAAGGTGCCAGTACCACGCCTGACCCTGTGTGGCGGCTTCGGCAAGATCAGCAAGCTGGCGGCCGGGCACATGGACCTGCACAGCCGTCATTCCAGCATCGACTTGCCGCAACTGGCCGGCTGGGCTGCGGACATCGGCGCTGACGAAGCGCTGCAGGCGGCGATCCGGGCAGCCAACACCAGCCAGCAGGCTCTGGCCCTGGCGCATGCCGCCGGCATTACGCTGGGTGATGCGGTTTGCGCCCATGCCCTAGCCTTCGCCCGCAGCATCGTGCCGGCCGAGGTGCACGTGGAGGTATTCGCCATCGACCGCCAGGGCGGCATCGTTGGCCGGGCGGGCGTGCCATGA
- a CDS encoding cobalt-precorrin-6A reductase, with protein MNGRILLLGGITEALAIARRLGPQHVYSLAGIGRVPQDLQCQVRVGGFGGAEGLAGYLREAGISLLIDATHPYAAQISRNAAIAARSAGIACWALRRPAWQARPGDDWREVDDWAGLIDALKPFRRPLFTLGREPLQHLAEIPPEQFWTLRALEACPGNERCEVIGARGPFHIDDERALFQRRGIDVLISKNSGSVATEPKLEVARELGVPVLVLKRPVLPAVDRVFASLHDLTAALGL; from the coding sequence ATGAACGGGCGCATCCTGCTGTTGGGCGGCATCACCGAAGCCCTGGCCATCGCTCGCCGCCTTGGCCCGCAGCACGTCTACAGCCTGGCCGGCATCGGCCGCGTGCCGCAGGACCTGCAATGCCAGGTGCGGGTAGGCGGCTTTGGCGGTGCCGAGGGCCTGGCCGGCTACCTGCGCGAGGCGGGCATCAGCTTGCTGATCGATGCCACCCACCCCTACGCCGCGCAGATCAGCCGCAATGCCGCCATCGCGGCGCGTAGTGCCGGTATCGCCTGCTGGGCATTGCGCCGCCCGGCGTGGCAGGCACGGCCGGGGGACGACTGGCGCGAGGTCGACGACTGGGCCGGGTTGATCGACGCCCTCAAGCCGTTCCGCCGGCCTTTGTTCACCCTGGGGCGTGAGCCGCTGCAGCACCTGGCTGAAATTCCGCCCGAGCAGTTCTGGACCTTGCGCGCGCTGGAAGCGTGCCCTGGCAACGAGCGCTGTGAAGTGATTGGCGCGCGTGGGCCGTTCCATATCGACGATGAGCGGGCCTTGTTCCAGCGTCGTGGCATCGATGTGCTGATCAGCAAGAACAGCGGCAGCGTGGCGACCGAACCGAAGCTGGAGGTGGCGCGGGAGCTGGGCGTGCCGGTGCTGGTGCTGAAGCGCCCGGTGCTGCCAGCTGTGGACCGGGTATTCGCATCGCTGCATGACCTGACTGCAGCACTCGGCCTGTAG
- a CDS encoding NfeD family protein, producing the protein MDMQWWIWLVFGIALMLLELVLPTFFILWFGIGAVLVSLISLAAPSLHLDMQVLLWVVLSSITTALWFKLFRRKPDVRWTADSVIGEVGLLTAAVSEFHKGRVRFQKPVLGNEEWTCIADSEIAAGERVRLTAIEGNTARVIRA; encoded by the coding sequence ATGGACATGCAATGGTGGATCTGGCTGGTCTTCGGCATCGCGCTGATGCTGCTCGAACTGGTTCTGCCGACGTTCTTCATCCTCTGGTTCGGCATCGGTGCCGTGCTGGTTTCGCTTATCTCGCTGGCCGCTCCCAGCCTGCATCTGGACATGCAGGTGCTGCTGTGGGTGGTGCTCTCGTCAATCACCACGGCACTGTGGTTCAAGCTGTTCCGGCGCAAACCGGATGTACGCTGGACCGCCGACAGCGTGATCGGTGAAGTCGGGCTGCTGACCGCTGCCGTCTCGGAGTTCCACAAAGGCCGGGTACGCTTCCAGAAGCCAGTGCTCGGCAACGAAGAATGGACCTGCATCGCCGACAGCGAGATCGCCGCTGGCGAGCGGGTACGCCTTACCGCCATCGAAGGGAATACCGCCCGGGTCATCCGGGCCTGA
- a CDS encoding SPFH domain-containing protein yields the protein MTSLIVVAAIALFVLITVFKGVRIVPQGEEWIVERLGRYHSTLKPGLNIVIPYMDVVAYRLPTKDIILDVQEQEIITRDNAVIVANALCFAKVVDPQKASYGVQNFSFAVTSLTMTSLRAIVGAMDLDEALSSREQIKARLREAMSEQTEDWGVTVRSVEIQDIKPSENMQLAMERQAAAERERKADVTRAEGAKQAAILEAEARLQAARLDAEAQVSLAEASARAITLVKDAVGNETVPAMYLLGERYVGAMENLAGSSNAKVVVLPADLQETVRGLMGRNKA from the coding sequence ATGACCAGCCTCATCGTCGTCGCCGCCATCGCCCTGTTCGTCCTGATCACCGTGTTCAAGGGGGTGCGGATCGTGCCCCAGGGCGAGGAATGGATCGTCGAGCGCCTTGGCCGTTACCACAGCACGCTCAAGCCTGGCCTGAACATCGTCATCCCGTACATGGACGTGGTTGCCTACCGCCTGCCGACCAAGGACATCATCCTCGATGTGCAAGAGCAGGAGATCATCACCCGGGACAACGCGGTGATCGTCGCCAACGCCCTGTGTTTCGCCAAGGTGGTCGATCCGCAGAAGGCCTCCTATGGCGTGCAGAACTTCTCGTTCGCCGTCACCAGCCTGACCATGACCTCGCTGCGCGCCATCGTCGGTGCCATGGACCTGGACGAAGCGCTGTCCAGCCGCGAGCAGATCAAGGCGCGCCTGCGTGAAGCCATGTCCGAGCAGACCGAGGATTGGGGCGTGACCGTGCGCTCGGTGGAAATCCAGGACATCAAGCCTTCCGAGAACATGCAACTGGCCATGGAGCGCCAGGCGGCCGCCGAGCGTGAGCGCAAGGCCGATGTAACCCGCGCCGAAGGGGCCAAGCAGGCGGCGATCCTCGAGGCCGAAGCACGCCTGCAGGCGGCCAGGCTGGATGCCGAGGCGCAGGTCAGCCTGGCCGAGGCCTCGGCACGGGCGATCACCCTGGTCAAGGACGCGGTGGGCAACGAGACCGTGCCGGCGATGTACCTGCTGGGCGAGCGCTATGTGGGGGCGATGGAGAACCTGGCGGGCAGCAGCAATGCCAAGGTGGTGGTGCTGCCGGCGGACCTGCAGGAGACCGTGCGCGGGTTGATGGGTCGTAACAAGGCTTGA
- a CDS encoding DUF2946 domain-containing protein — translation MPPRRHIAWIACLAVLFNLLAMPLSSAAPKGPAEQLLWGAFCSSMANKAKVDVQALAKIDLGPQSDDSASMMNCWCCSGAAPLLALPGYPPQLHNPPILLAGLLPPPADYHATPRQLWPALNPRASPLA, via the coding sequence ATGCCCCCACGTCGGCACATCGCCTGGATAGCCTGCCTCGCAGTGCTGTTCAACCTGCTGGCCATGCCGCTGTCCTCTGCTGCGCCCAAGGGCCCGGCCGAACAGCTGCTGTGGGGGGCTTTCTGTTCCAGCATGGCCAACAAGGCCAAGGTCGACGTCCAGGCACTGGCCAAGATCGACCTCGGCCCCCAAAGCGACGATAGCGCCAGCATGATGAATTGCTGGTGCTGCTCCGGTGCCGCGCCACTGCTGGCCTTGCCCGGCTACCCGCCGCAGCTGCACAACCCGCCGATACTGCTGGCCGGGCTGCTGCCGCCACCCGCCGACTATCACGCCACGCCGCGCCAACTCTGGCCAGCCCTCAACCCTCGTGCCTCTCCGCTGGCCTGA
- a CDS encoding copper chaperone PCu(A)C: protein MLKHALVVAALLLPGAFANAHEYSVGDLHIAHPWSLQLPPNAPNVAAYFVVHNNGQADDRLLGVDSPITDDAQLHEHAMSASGAMKMQQVPSVVVPAGKDLTFAPSAYHVMLMQPKDRSLLSDGKRFPLTLHFEKAGDITVEVAVQKQAPADPPQAHEHAH from the coding sequence ATGCTCAAGCACGCCCTCGTCGTGGCCGCCCTGCTGCTGCCCGGCGCCTTTGCCAATGCCCACGAATACAGTGTGGGCGACCTGCATATCGCCCACCCCTGGTCGCTGCAGCTGCCTCCCAACGCGCCCAACGTCGCGGCGTACTTCGTGGTTCACAACAATGGCCAGGCCGACGACCGCCTGCTCGGTGTCGACAGCCCGATCACTGACGATGCGCAACTGCACGAACATGCCATGAGCGCCAGCGGCGCCATGAAGATGCAGCAGGTCCCCAGCGTGGTGGTGCCGGCCGGCAAGGACCTGACCTTCGCCCCCAGCGCCTACCATGTGATGCTGATGCAGCCCAAGGACCGCAGCCTGCTCAGCGATGGCAAGCGTTTCCCGCTGACCCTGCACTTCGAGAAGGCCGGCGACATCACCGTTGAAGTGGCTGTGCAGAAGCAGGCGCCAGCGGACCCGCCGCAAGCCCACGAACACGCGCACTGA
- a CDS encoding DUF2946 domain-containing protein produces the protein MSLPRHSSSRTTRPDRRRAGGVWLSLFAMWMIFIGPLISQSMPMDHPAGMSMPMDMPMAAGHQHAGDTHHGQAGDGQLHVMWEKCGYCSLLFNCPALPQALSPLSADSVVATTHLLAPTRQGHARQAVFPGARSRAPPFSINV, from the coding sequence ATGAGCCTGCCGCGCCACAGCTCCAGCCGTACCACCCGCCCTGACCGCAGGCGCGCCGGTGGCGTATGGCTGAGCCTGTTCGCCATGTGGATGATCTTCATCGGCCCGCTGATTTCCCAGTCGATGCCGATGGACCACCCTGCCGGCATGAGCATGCCGATGGACATGCCGATGGCGGCCGGCCATCAGCATGCTGGCGACACCCATCACGGTCAGGCTGGCGATGGCCAGTTGCATGTGATGTGGGAAAAGTGCGGTTACTGCAGCCTGTTGTTCAACTGCCCGGCCCTGCCGCAGGCGCTCAGCCCGCTCAGCGCCGACAGCGTCGTTGCCACCACCCACCTGCTCGCCCCCACGCGCCAGGGTCATGCCCGGCAGGCTGTATTCCCCGGCGCGCGCAGCCGCGCGCCGCCCTTCTCGATCAACGTCTGA
- a CDS encoding TonB-dependent copper receptor, which translates to MSGCTPVFAWSLRGTLAAVCGSLLAPVALAAEPGHEGHAHDAPELSPTVITAVAPSSPLTVVTNPKDPRQPVPASDGADYLKTIPGFSAIRAGGTNGDPVLRGMFGSRLNILTNGGLMLGACPNRMDAPTSYISPETYDRLTVIKGPQSVIWGPGGSAGTILFERDPERFGSLGSRVNASLLAGSNGRFDKVLDAAAGNSQAYARFVGNQSRSDDYHDGSDNTVPSRWDKWNGDVALGWTPDQDTLLELTAGKGDGEARYAGRGMDGSQFKRESLGLRFEKSNLGEVLDKVETQVYYNYADHVMDNYSLRTPSGGGMMGMPMVSNVDRRTLGARVKATWRWADVQLIGGIDAQTNEHRKRGGMGVDAHKGQAWTKDADFHNYGAFGELTWYVSGEDRMITGARLDRASARDFRVNSVTNGDTRADTLPSGFVRYEHDLAAIPATTYVGLGHAQRFPDYWELFSPKLAPPGAANAFDGIKPEKTTQLDFGIQYRTERLEAWASGYVGQIRDYILFDYRSGMMGMSTSQARNIDARIMGGELGAAYQLTDHWKADATLAYAWGKNSSDGTALPQMPPLESRLGLTYSRDVWSVGALWRLVAAQNRIAENQGNVVGKDYDNSAGFGVFSLNGAYKVSNHLKLSAGVDNLFDKTYAEHLNLAGNAGFGYPATDPQPVNEPGRTFWTKVDFSF; encoded by the coding sequence ATGTCCGGCTGCACCCCTGTTTTTGCCTGGTCCCTGCGTGGGACCCTCGCCGCCGTGTGCGGCTCGCTGCTCGCGCCCGTAGCACTGGCCGCCGAACCCGGCCATGAAGGCCATGCCCACGACGCACCTGAGCTGAGCCCGACGGTAATCACCGCCGTAGCCCCGAGTTCGCCACTGACCGTGGTCACCAACCCGAAAGACCCGCGCCAGCCAGTGCCGGCCAGCGACGGCGCCGACTATCTGAAAACCATCCCGGGGTTTTCCGCCATCCGCGCCGGCGGTACCAACGGCGACCCGGTATTGCGCGGCATGTTCGGCTCGCGCCTGAACATCCTCACCAATGGCGGGCTGATGCTGGGCGCCTGCCCGAACCGCATGGACGCACCCACCTCGTACATCTCACCGGAAACCTACGACCGCCTGACCGTGATCAAAGGCCCGCAAAGTGTAATCTGGGGCCCAGGCGGCTCGGCAGGCACCATCCTCTTCGAGCGCGATCCGGAGCGGTTCGGCAGCCTCGGCAGCCGGGTCAACGCTAGCCTGCTGGCCGGCTCCAACGGCCGCTTCGACAAGGTACTGGACGCCGCCGCCGGCAACAGCCAGGCCTACGCCCGCTTTGTCGGCAACCAGTCGCGCTCGGATGACTACCACGACGGCAGCGACAACACCGTGCCATCCCGCTGGGACAAGTGGAACGGCGATGTCGCCCTCGGATGGACGCCCGACCAGGACACCTTGCTGGAGCTGACCGCCGGCAAGGGCGACGGCGAAGCCCGCTATGCCGGGCGCGGCATGGACGGCTCGCAGTTCAAGCGCGAAAGCCTGGGGCTGCGTTTTGAAAAATCCAACCTGGGCGAGGTGCTCGACAAGGTCGAGACACAGGTCTACTACAACTACGCCGATCACGTGATGGACAACTACAGCCTGCGCACACCGTCGGGCGGCGGCATGATGGGCATGCCGATGGTCAGCAACGTCGACCGCCGCACCCTGGGCGCCCGCGTCAAGGCCACCTGGCGCTGGGCCGACGTGCAGCTGATCGGCGGCATCGATGCGCAGACCAACGAACATCGCAAACGCGGCGGCATGGGCGTGGACGCGCACAAGGGCCAGGCGTGGACCAAGGACGCCGACTTTCACAACTACGGCGCCTTCGGCGAGCTGACCTGGTACGTCTCGGGTGAGGACCGCATGATTACCGGTGCCCGTCTGGATCGCGCCTCGGCTCGCGACTTCCGCGTAAACAGCGTCACCAACGGCGATACCCGCGCCGACACCCTGCCCAGCGGTTTTGTCCGCTACGAGCACGACCTGGCAGCCATCCCGGCCACCACGTACGTCGGCCTTGGCCATGCCCAACGTTTCCCCGACTACTGGGAGCTGTTCTCGCCCAAGCTGGCACCACCCGGTGCGGCCAACGCCTTCGACGGTATCAAGCCAGAGAAGACCACCCAGCTCGACTTCGGTATCCAGTACCGCACCGAGCGCCTTGAGGCCTGGGCTTCGGGCTATGTCGGGCAGATCCGCGACTACATCCTGTTCGACTACCGCAGCGGCATGATGGGCATGAGCACTTCGCAGGCACGGAACATCGACGCCCGCATCATGGGTGGTGAACTGGGAGCGGCCTATCAGCTGACCGACCACTGGAAGGCCGACGCCACCCTGGCCTACGCCTGGGGCAAGAACAGCAGTGACGGCACGGCACTGCCGCAGATGCCGCCCCTCGAAAGCCGCCTGGGCCTGACCTACAGCCGCGATGTGTGGAGCGTTGGGGCACTGTGGCGGCTGGTGGCGGCGCAGAACCGCATCGCCGAGAACCAGGGCAACGTGGTCGGCAAGGACTACGACAACAGCGCCGGCTTCGGCGTGTTCTCGCTCAATGGCGCCTACAAGGTCAGCAACCACCTCAAGCTCAGCGCCGGGGTCGACAACCTGTTCGACAAGACCTACGCCGAGCACCTGAACCTGGCCGGCAACGCCGGGTTCGGCTACCCGGCCACCGACCCACAACCGGTGAACGAGCCAGGCCGGACGTTCTGGACCAAGGTCGATTTCAGCTTCTGA
- a CDS encoding PepSY-associated TM helix domain-containing protein: MRGTRINFYNLAWRWHFYAGLFVAPFMILLAVTGIIYLFKPQLDPLLYRDLMVVEAGHHRQGADSLLAEVRQAYPKGHVGQYLPPLNAERSAQFVVHDGGRELNVFVDPYSGRILGEQDGKQNLQAIARALHGELMVGTLGDRLVELAAGWGIVLVVSGLYLWWPRGRNGAGVLWPRLSARGRLLWRDLHAVTGFWGSALLLLMLLSGMTWTGLWGKQYADLWNRFPAAMWNDVPKSDQQAGELNNAHRQTVPWAVENTPMPQSGAHAEHAGHHMMSERPAAPQVSVQQVEDIASARQVEPGYSITLPTTADGVFTIAVFADDPRNDATLHVDQYTGKVLADVRWQDYSTVARATELGVMLHEGKMFGALNQVIILLVCLMILLGSVSGLLMWWQRRPAGGLGVPPLRHDLPRWKTAVAVMLVLGVVFPLVGVSMVVMWLVDSLVVRRGRVLASA; encoded by the coding sequence ATGAGAGGAACACGCATCAATTTCTACAACCTGGCCTGGCGTTGGCACTTCTATGCCGGGCTGTTCGTGGCCCCGTTCATGATCCTGCTGGCGGTTACCGGGATCATCTACCTGTTCAAGCCGCAACTCGACCCGCTGCTGTACCGCGACCTGATGGTGGTCGAAGCCGGCCATCATCGACAGGGCGCCGACTCGCTGCTGGCCGAAGTGCGCCAGGCCTATCCCAAGGGCCACGTCGGCCAGTACCTGCCGCCGCTGAACGCCGAGCGCAGCGCGCAGTTCGTGGTGCATGACGGTGGGCGTGAACTGAACGTGTTCGTCGACCCTTACAGCGGCAGGATTCTCGGCGAGCAGGACGGCAAGCAGAACCTGCAGGCCATTGCCCGCGCCCTGCATGGTGAATTGATGGTCGGCACGCTCGGCGACCGCCTGGTGGAGCTGGCTGCGGGCTGGGGCATCGTACTGGTGGTGTCAGGCCTGTATCTGTGGTGGCCACGCGGGCGCAACGGCGCCGGCGTACTGTGGCCACGGCTATCGGCGCGCGGCCGCCTGTTATGGCGCGACCTGCATGCAGTGACGGGCTTCTGGGGCTCGGCCTTGCTGTTGCTGATGCTGCTCAGCGGCATGACCTGGACCGGCCTGTGGGGCAAGCAATACGCCGATCTGTGGAACCGCTTTCCGGCGGCCATGTGGAACGACGTACCCAAGTCGGACCAGCAGGCGGGTGAATTGAACAATGCGCACCGCCAGACCGTGCCCTGGGCGGTGGAGAACACGCCAATGCCGCAGTCCGGTGCGCACGCCGAACACGCCGGGCATCACATGATGTCGGAGCGGCCCGCCGCTCCGCAGGTGAGCGTGCAACAGGTCGAGGACATCGCCAGCGCGCGCCAGGTCGAACCGGGCTACAGCATCACCCTGCCGACCACGGCCGACGGTGTGTTCACCATCGCGGTGTTCGCCGACGACCCCCGCAACGACGCCACCCTGCATGTTGACCAGTACACCGGCAAGGTCCTGGCCGACGTGCGCTGGCAGGACTACAGCACGGTAGCGCGGGCCACGGAGCTTGGGGTGATGCTGCATGAAGGCAAGATGTTCGGGGCGCTGAACCAGGTCATCATCCTGCTGGTGTGCCTGATGATCCTGCTGGGCTCGGTGAGCGGGCTGCTGATGTGGTGGCAGCGCCGGCCGGCCGGCGGGCTGGGTGTGCCGCCGCTGCGCCATGACCTGCCGCGCTGGAAGACGGCAGTGGCGGTGATGCTGGTGCTGGGGGTGGTGTTTCCGCTGGTGGGGGTGTCGATGGTGGTGATGTGGCTGGTAGATAGCCTGGTGGTCAGGCGCGGCCGGGTGCTGGCCAGCGCTTGA
- the cycA gene encoding D-serine/D-alanine/glycine transporter: MTQTSPTPPDEPHLQRNLTNRHIQLIAIGGAIGTGLFMGSGKTISLAGPSIIFVYMLIGFMLFFVMRAMGELLLSNLNYKSFIDFSADLLGPWAGYFTGWTYWFCWVVTGIADVVAIAAYTQFWFPELPQWIPALACVGVLLSLNLVTVKMFGELEFWFALVKIVAILGLVATGLYMVISGFTSPSGHTAQLANLWNDGGMFPNGLMGFFAGFQIAVFAFVGIELVGTTAAEAKNPERTLPRAINSIPVRIIMFYVLALIAIMAVTPWRDVVPGKSPFVELFVLAGLPAAASIINFVVLTSAASSANGGVFSTSRMLYGLAQEGDAPGAFEKLSSRSVPANGLYFSCTCLLLGAVMIYLVPNVIEAFTLITTVSAVLFMFVWTLILLSYLQYRKHRAALHQASKFRMPGGRFMCYVCLAFFAFILVLLSLEADTRSALLVTPIWFVLLAVTYQFVRSKRHPRTAMRNG, from the coding sequence ATGACGCAAACTTCACCCACCCCGCCAGATGAGCCACATCTGCAACGCAACCTGACCAACCGTCACATCCAGCTGATCGCCATCGGCGGCGCCATCGGCACCGGCCTGTTCATGGGCTCGGGCAAGACCATCAGCCTGGCCGGGCCGTCGATCATCTTCGTCTACATGCTGATCGGCTTCATGCTGTTCTTCGTCATGCGCGCCATGGGCGAACTGCTGCTGTCGAACCTCAACTACAAGTCGTTCATCGACTTCTCCGCCGACCTGCTGGGCCCTTGGGCCGGTTATTTCACCGGCTGGACCTACTGGTTCTGCTGGGTGGTCACCGGCATCGCCGACGTGGTCGCCATTGCCGCCTATACCCAGTTCTGGTTCCCCGAGCTGCCACAGTGGATCCCGGCCCTGGCCTGCGTGGGCGTGCTGCTGTCACTCAACCTGGTGACGGTGAAGATGTTCGGTGAACTGGAATTCTGGTTTGCCCTGGTCAAGATCGTCGCCATTCTCGGCCTGGTCGCGACCGGCCTGTACATGGTCATCAGCGGCTTCACTTCGCCCAGCGGGCACACTGCGCAACTGGCCAACCTGTGGAACGATGGCGGCATGTTCCCCAACGGCCTGATGGGCTTCTTTGCCGGGTTCCAGATCGCCGTGTTCGCCTTCGTCGGGATCGAGCTGGTAGGCACCACCGCCGCCGAAGCGAAGAACCCGGAACGCACCCTGCCACGGGCGATCAACTCGATCCCGGTGCGGATCATCATGTTCTACGTACTGGCACTGATCGCGATCATGGCCGTGACCCCTTGGCGCGATGTGGTGCCGGGCAAGAGCCCGTTCGTCGAACTGTTCGTGCTGGCCGGCCTGCCGGCGGCGGCAAGCATCATCAACTTCGTGGTGCTGACCTCGGCAGCCTCGTCGGCCAACGGCGGCGTGTTCTCCACCAGCCGCATGCTTTATGGCCTGGCGCAGGAGGGTGATGCACCCGGGGCGTTCGAGAAGCTGTCGAGCCGCTCGGTGCCGGCCAACGGGCTGTACTTCTCCTGCACCTGCCTGCTGCTGGGGGCGGTGATGATCTACCTGGTGCCCAACGTGATCGAAGCATTTACCCTGATCACCACCGTTTCGGCGGTATTGTTCATGTTTGTCTGGACGCTGATCCTGCTGTCGTACCTGCAGTACCGCAAGCACCGCGCGGCGCTGCACCAGGCGTCGAAATTCAGGATGCCCGGCGGGCGCTTCATGTGCTACGTGTGCCTGGCGTTCTTTGCCTTCATCCTGGTGTTGCTGAGCCTGGAGGCAGACACGCGCTCGGCGTTGCTGGTGACGCCGATCTGGTTCGTGCTGCTGGCGGTGACCTACCAGTTCGTGCGCAGCAAGCGCCATCCGCGCACGGCGATGCGTAACGGCTGA